In Mus caroli chromosome 19, CAROLI_EIJ_v1.1, whole genome shotgun sequence, a genomic segment contains:
- the Snx32 gene encoding sorting nexin-32 isoform X1 yields the protein MEEQHQEAGNESKPSSTSVDLQGDSPLQVEISDAVSERDKVKFTVQTKSGLPHFAQSEFSVVRQHEEFIWLHDTYVENEEYAGLIIPPAPPRPDFEASREKLQKLGEGNSSITREEFSKMKQELEAEYLAIFKKTVAMHEVFLQRLAAHPTLRRDHNFSVFLEYSQDLSVREKNRKEVLGGLLRSIVRSADEVLITGISGLKEVDAFFEHERTFLLEYHTRIRDTCQRADRVMHSHKCLADNYIPISAALSSLGTQEVNQLKRSFLKLAELFERLRKLEGRVASDEDLKLSDMLRYYMRDSQAAKDLLYRRLRALADYENANKALDKARTRNREVQPAESHQQLCCQRFERLSDSAKQELMDFKSRRVSSFRKNLIELAELELKHAKVSAHCLLRHELLCCSHPLSPRYGGAPSDEGAAVYSQARGSRQRSSEARGFLPFSSLGGRRGARRLRNGYHSSSLKERRSFFLQASTLLLQNALVALKGEP from the exons ATGGAGGAGCAACATCAGGAAGCTGGGAATGAGAGTAAG CCTTCCTCCACATCAGTGGATCTGCAGGGGGACAGTCCCTTACAGGTGGAGATTTCTGATGCAGTGAGTGAGCGGGACAAGGTGAAGTTCACTGTTCAAACCAAG AGTGGCCTCCCTCACTTTGCCCAGTCTGAGTTCTCAGTGGTTCGCCAGCACGAAGAGTTCATCTGGCTACATGACACCTATGTGGAAAACGAAGAGTACGCCGGCCTCATC attcccccagcccctcccaggcCAGACTTTGAGGCTTCAAGGGAAAAGCTGCAGAAGTTGGGTGAGGGCAACAGTTCCATCACCCGGGAAGAATTCTCCAAGATGAAGCAGGAGCTAGAAGC GGAGTACTTGGCCATCTTTAAGAAGACTGTTGCGATGCACGAAGTCTTCCTGCAGCGCCTGGCAGCCCATCCCACCCTACGTCGGGACCACAACTTCTCCGTCTTCTTGGAATATAGCCAGGAT CTGAGTGTTCGAGAGAAGAACAGGAAGGAGGTCTTGGGAGGGCTCCTGAGGAGCATCGTCAGGTCTGCAGATGAAGTCCTCATCACCGGCATATCAGGGCTCAAG GAGGTAGATGCCTTCTTTGAGCATGAGAGGACCTTCCTACTAGAATACCACACCCGAATCCGAGACACCTGCCAGAGGGCCGACCGTGTTATGCACTCCCACAAGT GCCTGGCAGACAACTATATCCCTATCTCTGCTGCACTGAGCAGTCTCGGAACCCAGGAGGTCAACCAACTCAAGAG GAGCTTCCTGAAGCTGGCAGAGCTCTTTGAACGGCTGAGA AAACTGGAAGGCCGGGTAGCCTCTGATGAGGACCTGAAGCTGTCTGACATGCTGAGATATTACATGCGAGACTCACAGGCAGCCAAG GACCTGTTGTACCGGCGGCTTCGGGCACTGGCTGACTACGAGAATGCTAACAAGGCACTGGACAAAGCTCGGACTAGGAACCGAGAAGTACAGCCAGCAGAGAGCCACCAACAGCTGTGCTGCCAGCGCTTCGAGCGCCTCTCGGACTCCGCCAAACAAG agctcatgGACTTCAAGTCTCGCCGGGTCTCCTCTTTCCGTAAGAATCTCATTGAACTGGCGGAACTGGAGCTCAAGCACGCCAAGGTGAGTGCTCACTGCCTACTCCGCCATGAGCTCCTCTGCTGctcccaccccctttccccaAGGTATGGGGGTGCCCCCAGTGATGAGGGGGCAGCAGTATACAGCCAAGCCCGAGGGTCAAGGCAACGCTCTTCTGAGGCCCGTGGTTTTTTGCCCTTCTCTTCCTTGGGTGGTAGGAGGGGAGCCCGAAGGCTGAGGAATGGCTACCATAGTAGCAGCCTCAAGGAACGGAGGTCTTTTTTCCTGCAGGCCAGCACCCTGCTTCTTCAGAATGCCCTTGTTGCCCTTAAGGGGGAGCCGTAG
- the Snx32 gene encoding sorting nexin-32 isoform X2 — translation MEEQHQEAGNESKPSSTSVDLQGDSPLQVEISDAVSERDKVKFTVQTKSGLPHFAQSEFSVVRQHEEFIWLHDTYVENEEYAGLIIPPAPPRPDFEASREKLQKLGEGNSSITREEFSKMKQELEAEYLAIFKKTVAMHEVFLQRLAAHPTLRRDHNFSVFLEYSQDLSVREKNRKEVLGGLLRSIVRSADEVLITGISGLKEVDAFFEHERTFLLEYHTRIRDTCQRADRVMHSHKCLADNYIPISAALSSLGTQEVNQLKRSFLKLAELFERLRKLEGRVASDEDLKLSDMLRYYMRDSQAAKDLLYRRLRALADYENANKALDKARTRNREVQPAESHQQLCCQRFERLSDSAKQELMDFKSRRVSSFRKNLIELAELELKHAKASTLLLQNALVALKGEP, via the exons ATGGAGGAGCAACATCAGGAAGCTGGGAATGAGAGTAAG CCTTCCTCCACATCAGTGGATCTGCAGGGGGACAGTCCCTTACAGGTGGAGATTTCTGATGCAGTGAGTGAGCGGGACAAGGTGAAGTTCACTGTTCAAACCAAG AGTGGCCTCCCTCACTTTGCCCAGTCTGAGTTCTCAGTGGTTCGCCAGCACGAAGAGTTCATCTGGCTACATGACACCTATGTGGAAAACGAAGAGTACGCCGGCCTCATC attcccccagcccctcccaggcCAGACTTTGAGGCTTCAAGGGAAAAGCTGCAGAAGTTGGGTGAGGGCAACAGTTCCATCACCCGGGAAGAATTCTCCAAGATGAAGCAGGAGCTAGAAGC GGAGTACTTGGCCATCTTTAAGAAGACTGTTGCGATGCACGAAGTCTTCCTGCAGCGCCTGGCAGCCCATCCCACCCTACGTCGGGACCACAACTTCTCCGTCTTCTTGGAATATAGCCAGGAT CTGAGTGTTCGAGAGAAGAACAGGAAGGAGGTCTTGGGAGGGCTCCTGAGGAGCATCGTCAGGTCTGCAGATGAAGTCCTCATCACCGGCATATCAGGGCTCAAG GAGGTAGATGCCTTCTTTGAGCATGAGAGGACCTTCCTACTAGAATACCACACCCGAATCCGAGACACCTGCCAGAGGGCCGACCGTGTTATGCACTCCCACAAGT GCCTGGCAGACAACTATATCCCTATCTCTGCTGCACTGAGCAGTCTCGGAACCCAGGAGGTCAACCAACTCAAGAG GAGCTTCCTGAAGCTGGCAGAGCTCTTTGAACGGCTGAGA AAACTGGAAGGCCGGGTAGCCTCTGATGAGGACCTGAAGCTGTCTGACATGCTGAGATATTACATGCGAGACTCACAGGCAGCCAAG GACCTGTTGTACCGGCGGCTTCGGGCACTGGCTGACTACGAGAATGCTAACAAGGCACTGGACAAAGCTCGGACTAGGAACCGAGAAGTACAGCCAGCAGAGAGCCACCAACAGCTGTGCTGCCAGCGCTTCGAGCGCCTCTCGGACTCCGCCAAACAAG agctcatgGACTTCAAGTCTCGCCGGGTCTCCTCTTTCCGTAAGAATCTCATTGAACTGGCGGAACTGGAGCTCAAGCACGCCAAG GCCAGCACCCTGCTTCTTCAGAATGCCCTTGTTGCCCTTAAGGGGGAGCCGTAG
- the LOC110285389 gene encoding non-structural maintenance of chromosomes element 3 homolog, translating into MVILKHGLSPRPTPSSAPTTAPLPARARVRPVQKIPSCPVWPVRSVSPPGHMLHPDAQLWSSSDCCPGVSGEIARASGDPDALQDPPGARSPSFRQAQATSAPELWTQKQLELKVAELVQFLLIKDQRKIPIKQSGIMKHVIRDYKNIFPDLLKLAAERLHYVFGYKLVELDPKSNAYILINALEPVDKDSELRGYQRTPTTGLLMIILGLILMNGHSIPENDVWCFLRRLGVYPTKKHSVFGYPKKLITEDFVRQRYLEYRRIPHTDPVDCELQWGPRANLETSKMKVLKFVAKIHNQDPKDWPTQYCEALAEEQRRVRPEPNGPAPTS; encoded by the exons ATGGTAATTCT GAAGCACGGTTTGTCCCCGCgccccactccctcctctgcccccacCACCGCTCCCCTCCCcgcgcgtgcgcgcgtgcgcCCCGTGCAGAAGATCCCTAGTTGTCCGGTGTGGCCGGTTAGGAGCGTCTCTCCGCCTGGTCACATGTTGCACCCTGATGCCCAGCTATGGAGCAGCAGCGACTGCTGCCCGGGTGTCTCTGGAGAGATCGCGAGAGCGTCTGGAGACCCTGATGCCTTGCAGGACCCCCCAGGCGCCAGGTCGCCAAGCTTTCGTCAGGCCCAGGCCACCTCCGCTCCGGAGCTCTGGACCCAGAAGCAGCTGGAGCTTAAGGTGGCAGAGCTGGTGCAGTTCTTGCTGATTAAGGACCAGAGGAAGATTCCCATCAAGCAGTCAGGGATCATGAAACATGTCATCCGAGACTACAAAAACATCTTCCCAGACCTGCTTAAACTGGCTGCAGAACGGCTCCACTACGTGTTCGGGTACAAGCTGGTGGAACTCGACCCCAAAAGCAATGCCTACATCCTCATCAACGCCCTGGAGCCAGTGGACAAGGATAGTGAACTGAGAGGCTACCAGAGAACGCCCACCACCGGCCTCCTGATGATTATTTTAGGGCTCATCTTAATGAATGGCCACAGCATCCCAGAAAACGATGTCTGGTGTTTTCTACGTCGTTTGGGGGTGTATCCCACCAAGAAGCATTCAGTTTTCGGCTATCCGAAGAAACTCATTACTGAAGACTTCGTGAGACAGCGTTACCTGGAGTATCGTCGGATACCCCACACAGATCCTGTGGATTGTGAGCTCCAGTGGGGTCCGCGAGCAAATCTGGAAACCAGCAAGATGAAAGTCCTTAAGTTTGTAGCCAAAATCCATAATCAAGATCCCAAGGACTGGCCCACTCAATACTGTGAAGCTTTGGCGGAGGAGCAGCGTAGGGTCAGACCAGAGCCAAATGGTCCAGCCCCGACCTCTTGA